From a single Glycine soja cultivar W05 chromosome 19, ASM419377v2, whole genome shotgun sequence genomic region:
- the LOC114400226 gene encoding 40S ribosomal protein S27-2: protein MVLQNDIDLLNPPAELEKRKHKLKRLVQSPNSFFMDVKCQGCFNITTVFSHSQTVVVCGNCQTVLCQPTGGRARLTEGCSFRKKGD, encoded by the exons ATG GTTCTTCAAAATGATATTGATTTGCTAAATCCCCCGGCTGAGCTTGAGAAGAGGAAACACAAGCTCAAGCGTCTTGTTCAGTCACCAAACTCTTTCTTCATG GATGTTAAGTGCCAGGGTTGCTTCAACAT AACCACTGTCTTTAGCCACTCTCAGACTGTTGTTGTATGCGGAAATTGCCAGACCGTCTTGTGCCAGCCGACAGGCGGTCGGGCAAGGCTAACCGAGGGATGCTCCTTTAGGAAGAAGGGAGACTGA